The Natrinema saccharevitans genome includes the window AAAGTCGGATAGGAGATCGTGAACCAGCGGTAAGTACAGGCGAAGGCGTTACCGGAGCAGCTGCTTATCTCTCGGATAGGCGTCAGAAACGACCTGCTGAATATAGAGGATGAGTTCAGCAGACCGTCCCATCGACGATCAAATAGGTGATCCGTCCTTTCGAAGAGACAAAACCTGAGATGTGTATTCTGCCTGGATTGACGACGTAATCCTTGTTATTCGTCAAAATATTCGCAGTTCCGTACTTTGTGGAAACACGTGTGTCATAAGATTTAAGATACTTTGGGCGGATTACCGGTTCCTTAGTAATCTTCTTACACTATGAATCCATAGTCTCCTACTAAAATGGTTCAATCAGGTCTAATTATTCCTATAGCTACAGGTAGTGTAGTGGCTACTTTTAGTGTTATTCTAACCATATTTGCACAAAATAGAATAAATAAACTAAGATACGCTACAGGAGTTAGAGAAGAAATTTACGAAAATAAGAAAAAAGTCACCGATCTAGGCGTTGACTTGATAGATAATATCGTTTCACGTGAGACAGGCATGAATAAGATGAGTCCTCGCTATCGAGATCCAAATATGACATCTACTAGTATAGAGTTCGACACTTCTGCTTATGCTGCGATGAAAAATAGCGGATTTTTAAACAATTTGGGGGATGACAATAAAATATTATTGAGAGAGCATTATAATAAATTGGAACTGATTAACCAGGAACTCAATGATAGGGAAGCAATTCGTGCAAACGGGAAGAGTTGGGATAATAAACGCTATAATGAAATGATTCTGACGCATGAGCGCTCAGCACTCCAGCTATTATTACATATTTGTTCTGAAGAATTATTTCTAGAAATACTTGAGGAGACCCGCTTGGGGGAACAAAGATTAATTGGATTCAAAGAAACTAGGGAATTAGATCTGGAAGATACAGCTAACTTTGATACGGCAATTAATAGTATGGATCAAGAACTTGAAAAAGATTTTCTTAGTCTTTTGATGAGGTGATCCAGATTTCTTTTCCCTTGTTAGTGATTAAAAGGCCTGATGAAATTTTTTCTGTAGTTATATTTTTTCCTGTGTCATATTCGGTCAGATATCCGCCTTCAATATTTTTAGGAATTATTGGATAGCTATTCGTGCCCGCATATGACCCCGCAAGTTCTACACTACCAAATCCAAGTAAGGTAACATAGAGCTGTACTGGGCCTTCTGGATCAAACTCGGATAGATATGACAAACCAGCTGATGAGAAATTAATGACATCATCTCGGAGGCGTTCAATAGGAAACCTCCAATCTGAGTACGTAGAATCTACTAATTCAATCCATCCGTGTCGAGATATACAGATGTATTCCATATTTTCAAATAGATTACTTGTTTTAATAAAATACTTTTCACCGCTATTTGTGATCGTAGATGTTGGATTTTGAATTACCATAGAATCATTTGGTAATTCAGAGACGGTATTGACAAGGGGTTGGTCTTCTTTTGAGCAAAATAAATGGAAAGCAACAACCGGTTGTTTATCAATTTCAACCAAATTAGTCGATGAACTTTGTAGAAACTCTAATCTGCTTTTGTAGATCTCGTGAGGTTTACGAGAGACTTGGACTTGAGTAAACCCCCCAGCATTTTCAACTTTTTTTCTGTATTTTTGAGTGTAATCTAATATATTAGTATTCTCTGATGGTGATTCTTTTTGATAAAGATCTCCGTCACCATTAGTAGTCCAGACATTGATTGACCAATGTGTGCCTCCTTTATCAACTTTGATGTATCCATTATTGTGTAGTAGATGAGCCTCTTGATAGTTTTCTCGTATTATCCAATTCTCAGATTCTCTCATGTTTTTCAGTATAGGTCGTTCTACTCAGATGAATATGGTAGATACATCAGTATCACTTTATCGCCTACACGTTACTGTCTGAAGAAGCAATCTCGTATTTCAAGCTAATCGTGCTATATGCGCTCTGTATTCAGCACGACCCTACAAACCCCGTTCGAACCTGATAGAACGCTTGCTGGTCAATAAGCATACGTAGTTATCACAAGAGTTGTGTCCGAGAAGTCAGACAGAGTCGGACAAAATCACTCCGATCTCCCCCTCGAGGACCACCGAAAGAACTAGATTGCTGGCGGTTTTTGTCCGGAATGCAGGCAACCCGGACGCATGAATCTCCAACAGCACGAGAACCGCGACGACATGAAGGTCTGGCTTAGCCAGAACGAAGTAGAACAATTTCTCGAGGCGTCCGACGATACCCAGCAGCGGATCGCGTTCGCACTCGGGGCGCGGTGCGGCCTCCGCTCACACGAAGTCCTCGATATTGCGCCGGAGGATATCGTCGATACTGACGCCGGAACGATGCTCCGTGTCTGGCACGGCAAGGGCGATAAGTTCCGAGAGACGCCGGTCCCGCGCGATCTTGCGACGACCATCCGCACGGTCGACGACGTGCGCGACGCGCCAACCAGCTCGTCACTCGTCGAGATTACAAGTACGCGGTCACTCCGGCGGTGGGTTCGATCGACTGCCGACCAGTTGCATGAGGAGACAGGCGATGCTGGATGGGATCACCTCGGCTTCCACGATCTCCGCCGGACCTGGGCGACTGCACTCGCTTCCGATGATGTTGATCCGCTTTTAGTCTGTGACTGGGGCGGATGGAACGATCTCGAAACCTTCCTGGAGCATTATCGAGGTAGCTACAGCCCCGAAGCACAGCAACGTGAACGCGGCAAAGTCAGCTGGCTATAAAAACCTCCACGTGTAGCCCTATCCGAACGCGATTTATTAGGCCAATCCATCCTGAGGTGACTGCTCACCATAGGTGTATACTTATCGCTGTTACTTCTATGCTATCTAAGGATCATATTTGTGTCTATTATGGGCCACCAATAGAAGCGATATATTCTCCACTATCTCGGGGATGATGTTCTATTCGAAGTTTGATTTTTTCTCCACTTTCAAGCTCCCTCAATCGCTCACGCTCGGCCTCTGAAACGTCTGCTTCGTCGATGTTGAGGTATTTATGCTCATGGCTTTGGGAGAACATGTCATATATAAGCACCTGCATCTCACCATATTCATTCGGAGGTTCAATGACCTCAGATTCATACGTATTCTCTGCT containing:
- a CDS encoding tyrosine-type recombinase/integrase; protein product: MNLQQHENRDDMKVWLSQNEVEQFLEASDDTQQRIAFALGARCGLRSHEVLDIAPEDIVDTDAGTMLRVWHGKGDKFRETPVPRDLATTIRTVDDVRDAPTSSSLVEITSTRSLRRWVRSTADQLHEETGDAGWDHLGFHDLRRTWATALASDDVDPLLVCDWGGWNDLETFLEHYRGSYSPEAQQRERGKVSWL